From a single Thermothielavioides terrestris NRRL 8126 chromosome 1, complete sequence genomic region:
- a CDS encoding 3-keto steroid reductase-like protein (orthologue of Saccharomyces cerevisiae ERG27p; orthologue of S. cerevisiae ERG27p) produces the protein MAPAPWDGIPAQNTLFVLVTGGNSGIGFGIGERLIDEFLTTRSLSSHLVVIPTTRSTKKSQETIDGLRRHTKQFAATSQALRARGGPDYDPKQTTRRVHILSVQVDLCNLPSVRRAANQLVSGTVSSPSDDDHFVSLVDVKIPRLDSLIFNAGIGGWYGVDWIKLIHNIFTKGLVNAATWPTYKGALSGQVIDPIKGTKGTGAPQIGEVFCANVFGHYMLAQRLVPLLTRPASSTLPPGRIIWESSVEAALHSFSPDDFEATKTNAAYESTKRLTDVLALTSTLPASKPYVDRYLGVKAQQQPPAAATPPKIYLVHPGVVQTTIFPLNAFMFFWYAVVLYIARWLGSPWHPITAYNGACAPVWLALQEQGCLDGARAERVKWGSSADRRGECRVKKTEVDGWGWEGRVEEMLELKQEQKLAGRRPGAVDVTEEMLAQFEELGANCWRRMEALREEWEKRVDAVESGLS, from the exons ATGGCGCCCGCACCATGGGACGGCATCCCGGCGCAGAACACCCTGTTCGTCCTGGTGACGGGCGGTAACAG CGGCATTGGCTTCGGCATCGGCGAGCGCCTTATCGACGAGTTTCTCACCACCCGATCCCTCTCGTCGCATCTCGTCGTAATCCCCACCACTCGGAGCACCAAGAAGTCGCAAGAAACGATCGACGGCCTCCGCAGACACACAAAGCAGTTCGCGGCCACATCGCAAGCCCTTCGTGCGCGCGGAGGCCCAGACTACGACCCAAAACAAACCACGCGGCGAGTCCACATCCTCAGCGTCCAGGTCGACCTGTGCAACCTCCCGTCGGTGCGCCGCGCGGCGAACCAGCTCGTCTCGGGCACGGTCAGCAGTCCCAGCGATGACGACCATTTTGTGTCCCTCGTCGACGTCAAGATCCCGCGCCTGGATTCCTTGATCTTCAATGCCGGGATAGGAGGGTGGTACGGGGTCGACTGGATCAAGTTGATCCACAACATCTTCACCAAAGGCCTGGTCAATGCCGCGACATGGCCCACCTACAAAGGCGCCCTCAGCGGGCAAGTCATCGACCCCATTAAGGGCACAAAGGGGACCGGCGCTCCGCAGATAGGCGAGGTCTTCTGCGCCAACGTGTTTGGGCACTACATGTTGGCGCAGCGGCTCGTGCCGCTCCTgacgcggccggccagcagcacccTCCCGCCGGGGCGCATCATCTGGGAGTCGAgcgtcgaggcggcgctgcacAGCTTCTCGCCGGACGACTTCGAGGCCACCAAGACCAACGCGGCCTATGAATCCACGAAGCGGCTGACCGACGTCCTGGCGCTCACTTCGACGCTGCCCGCCTCCAAGCCGTACGTCGACAGATATCTCGGCGTCAaggcacagcagcagccgcctgccgccgccacgccgccgaagaTCTACCTCGTCCACCCGGGCGTCGTCCAGACCACGATCTTCCCGCTCAATGCCTTCATGTTCTTCTGGTACGCGGTGGTGCTCTACATCGCGCGCTGGCTGGGGTCGCCGTGGCACCCGATCACGGCGTACAATGGCGCGTGCGCGCCCGTGtggctggcgctgcaggagCAGGGGTGTCTGGACGgggcgcgcgccgagcgcgtcAAGTGGGGGAGCAGCGCGGACCGCCGGGGCGAGTGCCGCGTCAAGAAGACCGAGGTGGACGGCTGGGGGTGGGAGGGCAGGGTCGAGGAGATGCTGGAGCTGAAGCAGGAGCAGAAGCttgccgggcggcggcccggggCGGTGGATGTGACGGAGGAGATGCTCGCCCAGTTCGAAGAGTTGGGCGCGAACTGCTGGCGGAGGATGGAGGCGTTGAGGGAGGAGTGGGAGAAGCGGGTGGATGCCGTCGAGAGCGGGCTGTCGTGA